ACCAATAACTTTTTTATCAATAGTAGCTACATAAAAACTATCTGGAAAAGTTTTTATTCTATATAAAAAAGAATCGTAAGTAGCTGCTTCAGCTTTAGGAAAACAAATACTTTCTATTTTTGTAACAGAATCTAAATCTTCAATTTGTACTTTTCTAATTATAACTTCCATTTTTCCCTCTTTTAAATATCTGATAAAACTTTTATTACTTTTCCAACTACATTAAAGTTTTCTCCAGGACCAATATATATTGGAGAATAATTAGGATTATCACTTACTAAAGCAATATAGTTTTTTGTTATTTTAAGTCTTTTTACAAAGGCTTGTTCGTCAATAAAAAATGCTCCAATCTCTCCACTTTTTATATCTAAAGTTTTTTTACAGATTATAATAGAACCATCTTTTATAGTAGGTTCCATAGAATCTCCAACTACATTAACAGCAAAAAGATTTTGATTTGTATTATTAAGACCAGGTAACATAATGTAGTCTTCAATATCATTATCTGTAAAAGCTCCAAGTCCTGCTGAAATTCTTTCAAAAAGAGGAATAGCATTATCTGATATTTCTGTAGCCTCTTTAGCAGTTTTCTTTATATTACTTTTAACTTCATTTTTTAATTTTTCAATTTTATCTATTATTATTTTAGGAGTTCTTTCAATAGCAGCTAAGTATAACATTTGCTCCTTTTCTTCAGGATTAAGGTTTAAACAATCAGCAATTCTAAGAAGTACTTCTTCACTAGGTGGATTTTTTACTTCTCCTCTTTCTATTGAATTAAAATAAGACTGAGTTATATTTATCATTTTAGCAAATTTATTTTGACTAATCCCAAGAGCTTCTCTTTTTTCTTTTAAAAATTCAGTAAAAATCAAATTATATCCCTCCTTTAAAATAAGTTATATTTTATTATAAATAATCATATAAATAATTATACTATATTTTATTATAAATAATCATATAAATAATTATACTATATTTTAAAATAGATTGCAACATTTTAAAAAATCTATTGACAAAAATAGTTAGATAAGTTATAATAAGTTATAGATAAATATAGTTAATTTAAAAAAGGGGGATTATTTATGAAAATACTTATAAAAAATAAAAAATGGAATATTTTTTTAGGAAATACTACTACTTTAGAATGTGATGTAATTCAAAGAGAAGGATTATTTTATATTCAATTTGAATATGATAAAAAATTATTTAAAATAAAAAGTAGAAATATAGATAATACTCTTAAATATTTAGAAGATATGTTTGTTGGTATAGAATTAAGAAAAGAATTAAATAACAGAATAGCTGTTTAATTTTATAAATAGTTAAATAGGAAAAATTTTTATGAAAATGAAATTTATTATATATTAAAATAAGGACATTGTATTATATTAACAATATCCTTATTTTTTTATTTTAATATTTCATAAATTTTTTCTATGTCTAAATTTTGACGCATTAATCTTGCTAGATTTTTAAATTCAGTTTCTTGATGAGATTCCATATTTATATATTCTAATATAGGATTTAATCCTTTTAATTCTCTCAATTTATTTAAAAATTTTCTTGTAAATTTAGGAGAATCAAAAAGTCCATGAATATATGTTCCTATGATATTTTCTTTACAAATTAAAGTAAAATCATCTTCACCTGTAACAGAATATTTAGAGGCCTCTCCTGTAGTTACTCCTTGATGAATTTCACAACCTGATACAACTATTCCATCAAATCCTTCTAATATTCCTGTACAATTACATAAAGTTTTAGAAACTTGTTTAGTATGTTTTTTTTCTTTCATGGTAGTTGTCATTGGAAAGATATTAAGAGTTTCAGCCTTTAAAAAAGAACTTTCTATCTGTTTTAAATCTCTAATAGATTTACCAAGCATTTGAAAACCACTATGAATTCCTAAAATAGGCGTTCCTTTTTTTATATGCTCCATTATACCATCAGTTATTTTTCTTGTATTTATAATTGAAAAATTATAAATAGCATTTTTACTACCAGGTAAAATTATAAGGTCAAAATCTTGATTTAAATCCTCTTTTGTATTTATATATGTAAGTTTTACATCTTCATAGACTAATAGAGAAGTAAAATCAGTAGAGTTAGAAAGTTTTTCAAAATTAATAATAGCTATATTCAAATCTTTTTTAGGCTTTTCATCTTCTTTAGAAAAATTATAACTATCTTCATTCTCTATTTGAATTTTTGTATAAGGTAAAATTCCAAGACAAGGGACATCTAAATTTTCAGATTTTAATTTTTCATCTAACATTTTAATTCCATCTTTTAATAAATCTATATCACCACGGAATTTATTTATAATATAACCTTTTATACGATTTCTATCTTTTTTATCTAATAACATTAAAGTTCCATAAATAGAGGCAAAAACTCCACCTCTTTCAATATCGGCTATAAGAATTACATTAGAATCAACCATTTCAGCAATACCCATATTAACTAAATCAGTTTTTCTAAAATTTATTTCAGCTGGACTTCCTCCACCTTCTAAAACACCAATTTCAAAATTTTCTTTTAAAATATCATAATTTCTTTTAATTATTTTTTTAAAAAAGTCATATTCTTCATAGTATTCTTTAGCTTGCATATTTTTATAAACAATACCTTCTAAAATTACTTGAGAAGAAAAATTATCTCCAGTTGGTTTTAAAAGTATTGGATTCATAAAAACTCTAGGTTTTGTATTAGCTGCTTCAGCTTGAATAACTTGAGCTCTGCTCATTTCTTTTCCATCTTCATCAACAGATGAATTAAGAGCCATATTTTGTGATTTAAAAGGAGCTACTTTATAACCATCTTGAGAAAATATTCTACATAATCCAGCAGTAAGAATAGTTTTCCCTACTGAAGAACCTGTACCTTGTAACATTATTTTTTTATGCATAATAAAACCCTCGTTAATTAATTTATTTAAAATACCAAAAAATAGTTAATTATTTTTTTCTAGCTAAAATTATTACACTTTCAGTATAACTAAATCCATATCCAAATCCATAACCACTTGTACCCCTTACAGCTTCTGTTTCATGTAAAATTCTTTTACTACTAGTGATATTTCCAGCATCATATTGGTATCTATAACTTCCAGAAGTAATAGGAGTGATTGATACAATTTCATATCCTTCATTATTAAGTTTTGTGATAGCTCTATTTATATCATCAGTTAAAAGTTCTCCATCAATAAGACAATCTGAATATCCAGTAGTTACCCAAACTTTTTTTTCTTCAAAAATTTCTTTTTGTTTTCCAAAAGCCCCTTTTCAAATCTTCCTGTAGGTTCATGAGATATTCTATATTCACCAATAGGTCTAAACTTAGCTTTAACATAAACAACTTTTTCCATATTTCCTCCTCTATTTAATAGTGAGTTTATACTATAAATATATCATTTTTTATAAAAAAATTAAAGTAAAATAAATTGTTAAATAGAAAAATATTGTGTTATAATTATAAA
This sequence is a window from Fusobacterium perfoetens ATCC 29250. Protein-coding genes within it:
- a CDS encoding LexA family transcriptional regulator, whose amino-acid sequence is MIFTEFLKEKREALGISQNKFAKMINITQSYFNSIERGEVKNPPSEEVLLRIADCLNLNPEEKEQMLYLAAIERTPKIIIDKIEKLKNEVKSNIKKTAKEATEISDNAIPLFERISAGLGAFTDNDIEDYIMLPGLNNTNQNLFAVNVVGDSMEPTIKDGSIIICKKTLDIKSGEIGAFFIDEQAFVKRLKITKNYIALVSDNPNYSPIYIGPGENFNVVGKVIKVLSDI
- a CDS encoding cobyric acid synthase, whose protein sequence is MHKKIMLQGTGSSVGKTILTAGLCRIFSQDGYKVAPFKSQNMALNSSVDEDGKEMSRAQVIQAEAANTKPRVFMNPILLKPTGDNFSSQVILEGIVYKNMQAKEYYEEYDFFKKIIKRNYDILKENFEIGVLEGGGSPAEINFRKTDLVNMGIAEMVDSNVILIADIERGGVFASIYGTLMLLDKKDRNRIKGYIINKFRGDIDLLKDGIKMLDEKLKSENLDVPCLGILPYTKIQIENEDSYNFSKEDEKPKKDLNIAIINFEKLSNSTDFTSLLVYEDVKLTYINTKEDLNQDFDLIILPGSKNAIYNFSIINTRKITDGIMEHIKKGTPILGIHSGFQMLGKSIRDLKQIESSFLKAETLNIFPMTTTMKEKKHTKQVSKTLCNCTGILEGFDGIVVSGCEIHQGVTTGEASKYSVTGEDDFTLICKENIIGTYIHGLFDSPKFTRKFLNKLRELKGLNPILEYINMESHQETEFKNLARLMRQNLDIEKIYEILK